The Gordonia iterans DNA window AGCGGACCGAAGGGCGCGGCGGCATGAACGTCAACGTCGCCGTCGGCTACGGCGGCAGGCAGGAGATCGTCGACGCCGTGCAGAAGCTGCTGCGCGACAAGCTCGCCGAGGGCGCATCCGCCGAAGAACTGATCGACGCGGTGACCGTCGCGGGGATCGACGCGAACCTGTACACCAGCGGCCAGCCGGATCCGGACCTGGTGATCCGCACGTCGGGGGAGCAGCGGCTGTCGGGCTTCCTGCTGTGGCAGAGCGCCTACTCGGAGATGTGGTTCACCGACGCCTACTGGCCGGAGTTCCGGCGTGTGGACTTCTTGCGCGCCTTGCGTGACTTCGCCGCGCGCGGACGCCGGTACGGCAAGTAGGGCAGGACGACGATGGCTCCCACTCCCGCGATCGCGGCGCTCGAAGCCGCGGGCGTCGAGCACGTGGTGCACCAGTACAAGCACGACCGGAAGAACTCGGACTTCGGCGCCGAAGCGGTCGCCGTGATGGTCGAGCGGTTGGGCGTCGCCCCGGCGCAGATCTTCAAAACGCTCGTGGTGGACCTCTCGGCAGGCTCGCGGGATCGTGCGGGTCGCCTGGGCGTCGCGGTACTTCCCGTGCCGCAACAACTTTCGCTCAAGGCCGTCGCGAAGGCGTTCGGCGTTCCGAAGGCGGTGATGGCTCAGCCCGCCGCCGTCACCCGCGCAACCGGTTACGTGCTCGGCGGTGTCTCGCCGGTCGGCGCCAAGACGGCGCTGCCCACCGTCGTCGACTCCTCGGCGCTGGAATGGGACCGCGTGCTGGCCAGTGCCGGGAAGCGCGGGCTGGAGATCGAGCTCGCTCCGGCGGATCTGGTCGCCGTCACCGGGGCCGCCGTGACCGGGATCGTCGCCGGCTGACCGGCTCCGGCCTCGTCGTTCGTCAGTCCTCGTCGGGCAGCGCGGCCTCGGCCCGGGCGGCCTTCCTCTTGGCGTACCACCAGCCGAAGACGATGGCCCCGACGCCGCCGATGATCCCGCCGACGATGCCGCCGCGCAGGGACCCGCTGTCGTCGGGCGCCCACTGCGCGGTGACCGCCACGGCCATCGAGATCGCACAGGCGCCGAAGTAGAGTCCGGTCACCGAGGTTCGCCAAAGGGAGCGGCCGGTGTAGGCCAGCGAGTAGGCGTCCACGTCTCGGGCACTGTTGAAGCGCTGCCACTCCAGTGAAGGCAGCAGAAAGGCGAGGAACAAGACGGCGGTGACCCAGCCGGGAATGAACCAGGCGACGATCGCTCCGACGGTCCACAGCAGGAACTGGGTGAGGATGAACACGTAGGCGTAGCCGGTGAGCATCACCGAGCGCTCGCGCTCGTCGCCCCACGACTCGGCGGATTCGGCGAGGAGCAGGTTCGGCAGGGTTCGGGCGGTCATCTTCTCAGTCCTCCTCTGGGAGCGGAAACAGTTCCTCGACGGTGCTGTCCAGTGCCCGGGCGATGCGGATGGCGAGATAGACCGACGGCGAGTAGTCGCCGCGCTCCAGCGAGACGATCGTCTGCCGACTCACTCCCACGGCCGCGGCCAGGTCGGCCTGCCGCAGTCCCGCGCGGGTGCGGGCGGCGCGGACCTCGGACGTCGTTTCGGGCACCCCAGAAGTAAAGCGTCCTTGACACCGCCGTGTCAAGGGTTCTTGACTCGGGTCTCGACTTCGCTCGACCGGCGAGGGGCTTCGCTCGACCGGCAAGGGGCTCCGCTCGACCGGCGAGGGGCTCCGCTCAGAGCTTGCGGAGGCGGACCCGGTTGATCGAATGGTCGCGGTCCTTGCGTAGCACCAGCGTCGCACGCGGCCGCGTCGGCAGAATGTTCTCGATCAGGTTCGGGCGGTTGATCGATGTCCAGATGTCTCGCGCGGCGATGGTCGCCTGCTCGTCGGTGAGCGAGGAGTAGTAGTGGAAGTGCGACTGCGGATCGGCGAACGACGTGGTCCGCATCTGCAGGAACCGCGAGATGTACCACTCCTCGATGTCGTACAGATTCGCGTCGACGTAGATCGAGAAGTCGAACAGGTCCGACACCGTCAGCGCCGGGCCGGTCTGCAGGACGTTCAGGCCTTCGATGATCAGGATGTCCGGCTGGTTCACGACGTGGAACTCGCCCGGCACGATGTCGTAGGAGACGTGCGAATACACCGGGGCCTTGACCGATTCGGCGCCGGACTTGACCTCGGTGACGAAGCGGAGCAGCCCCCGGCGGTCGTACGACTCGGGGAAACCCTTGCGGTGCATGATCCCGCGGCGCTGCAGTTCGGCCGTCGGATAGAGGAAGCCGTCGGTGGTGACCAGATCGACTTTGGGGTGGGTCTCCCAGCGGGACAACAGTTTCGCCAGCACGCGCGCGGTGGTCGACTTGCCTACAGCCACGCTGCCGGCGATACCGATCACGAAGGGAACTTGCCGGTTGCGCTGCCGCTCGCCGAGGAACGTCGACGTCGCGGCGAACAAGCGCTGGCGCGCCTCCACCTGCAGGTGGATGAGTCGGGACAGCGGCAGGTAGACCTCGGCGACCTCGTTCAGGTCGATCTGTTCACCGAGTCCGACGAGCTGCTCGAGCTCGTCCTCGTTGAGCACCATCGGCATCGACTGCCGGAGTTCGCGCCACTGTCGCCGGCCCAATTCGAGGTACAGACCGGGGTCGCGATCGCTGGATAGGCGCGCCATGTCCGGCACACTACAGGCCCGGCCGACGGGCGGTAGCGTGGGCCGCGTGAGTTCTGACACCGCTGCCGGGCTGGTCGAGGAGTATCTGCGCCTGGGCCTGCTCTTCGACCGGATCGAGCCCGGGTTCGTCGACGCCTACACCGGGGACCCGGCGCTGCGCAGCGAAGCCGAGAACGCGCCGTCCCCGGATCCGGGGGAACTGGCGCGACGGTCGCGCGACCTCGCAGCGCGCCTGCCGGGCGGACTGCCGGCCGAGCGCGCCGAGTTCGTGGGTGCGCACCTGCGGGCGCTGGAGTGTTCGGCCCGCAAGTTCGCGGGCGAGCCGATCGGCTTCGTCGACGAGGTCGCGGCGTATTTCGACGTCGACATCGCCAAGGCCGACGAGGACCGCTACGCGCAGGCGCACGCCGAGATCGCTGCGGCGCTGGGAGTTCCGGGTGCGACCGGCGAGCGGCTGCGGGACGCGTACGCGGCGCATCGTCGTGCCGAGGAGATACCGGCGCGGCTGGTCCGGCCTCTGGTCGACGAGTTCAGCGGAGCGCTCCGCGAAGTGGTCCGCGACCGGTTCGGGTTGCCGGAGGCCGAGACGATCGAGTTCGAGATCGTCTCCGACAAGCCGTGGTCGGGTTTCAACTACTACCTGGGTGACTACCGCTCCCGGGTGGCGATCAACACCGACCTGCCCCAGTACCTCTCCGCGCTGCCTGCGCTGGTCGCTCACGAGGCATACCCGGGTCACCACACCGAGCACTGCCGCAAGGAGCAGCTCCTGGTCGGCGGCGGTCAGACCGAGCAGACCATCTTCCTGGTCAACACGCCGCAGTGCCTGATGGCCGAGGGCCTGGCCGACCACGCACTGGCGGCGGCGACGGGGCGGGACTGGCAGTCGTGGGCCGCCGAGATCTACGCCGACTTCGGACTGCGGTTCGACGCCGAAAAGTCCCGCGCCGTGGCGGAGGGAACGGCCGGACTGCTCCACGTGCGGCAGGACGCCGCGCTCGCGCTGCACGACGAGCACCGCGACCCCGACGACGTGGCGGCCTTCCTCCAGCGATGGCTGCTCGCGCCGCCCGAACGCGCCCGTCA harbors:
- a CDS encoding DUF885 domain-containing protein; amino-acid sequence: MSSDTAAGLVEEYLRLGLLFDRIEPGFVDAYTGDPALRSEAENAPSPDPGELARRSRDLAARLPGGLPAERAEFVGAHLRALECSARKFAGEPIGFVDEVAAYFDVDIAKADEDRYAQAHAEIAAALGVPGATGERLRDAYAAHRRAEEIPARLVRPLVDEFSGALREVVRDRFGLPEAETIEFEIVSDKPWSGFNYYLGDYRSRVAINTDLPQYLSALPALVAHEAYPGHHTEHCRKEQLLVGGGQTEQTIFLVNTPQCLMAEGLADHALAAATGRDWQSWAAEIYADFGLRFDAEKSRAVAEGTAGLLHVRQDAALALHDEHRDPDDVAAFLQRWLLAPPERARQMLRFLTSPLWRAYISTYVEGYELLDRWLDGAGDEVAGTRLGRFARLLDEPLTPARLRAGRATGPDRDGLV
- the coaA gene encoding type I pantothenate kinase gives rise to the protein MARLSSDRDPGLYLELGRRQWRELRQSMPMVLNEDELEQLVGLGEQIDLNEVAEVYLPLSRLIHLQVEARQRLFAATSTFLGERQRNRQVPFVIGIAGSVAVGKSTTARVLAKLLSRWETHPKVDLVTTDGFLYPTAELQRRGIMHRKGFPESYDRRGLLRFVTEVKSGAESVKAPVYSHVSYDIVPGEFHVVNQPDILIIEGLNVLQTGPALTVSDLFDFSIYVDANLYDIEEWYISRFLQMRTTSFADPQSHFHYYSSLTDEQATIAARDIWTSINRPNLIENILPTRPRATLVLRKDRDHSINRVRLRKL
- a CDS encoding aminoacyl-tRNA deacylase → MAPTPAIAALEAAGVEHVVHQYKHDRKNSDFGAEAVAVMVERLGVAPAQIFKTLVVDLSAGSRDRAGRLGVAVLPVPQQLSLKAVAKAFGVPKAVMAQPAAVTRATGYVLGGVSPVGAKTALPTVVDSSALEWDRVLASAGKRGLEIELAPADLVAVTGAAVTGIVAG
- a CDS encoding helix-turn-helix transcriptional regulator gives rise to the protein MPETTSEVRAARTRAGLRQADLAAAVGVSRQTIVSLERGDYSPSVYLAIRIARALDSTVEELFPLPEED